aacccctaattttttaaatatctaaatgggtcgccaaaatttaggtgtcaacaaacatCATTGTGTAATTCGACTACCAATGAAAAGAACTTTATTATGCACTTAAGAATGGGCCATAGTACTTTCTTTCCTTATGCGCAATGCTCCATATGTCCCCTTGCCAAACAGTCACGTAATCAATTTCCTCTAGGGAATACTCGTGCCAatgaaattttatcattaattCATGTCGATATATGGGGGCCTTACCATACAGCAAATCATGAAGGGTCTCGTTATTTTCTCACCATAGTAGATGATTGCTCTCGAGCAACATGGATTTTCTTAATGCAGTCTAAAGGCCAGGCTTATTCTCATTTGAAGACATTTATTACcctttccaaaaatcaattcggGAAGTCTATTAAAAGGATCCGAACAGATAACGGAAAGGAGTTCTTCAGCCATGATTGCATCTCATTATATTTATCTCATGGAATTCAACATGAAAGTTCTTGTATATACACCCCACAACAGAATGGGGTAGTTGAACGCAAACACAGGCACCTTCTGGAAGTTGCTAGAGCCCTGAAATTCCAAGCAAAAGTTCCGGATGAATATTGGGGAGAATGTGTCATTACAGCAGCTTATCTCATCAACCGAATGCCCACTCGGGTATTGAATGGgaagacaccttttgaagtATTATTTGGCAAGGAACCGGAGCGGGCACATCTCAGAGTCTTCGGGTGTCTATGTTATGCAGCTATAATGGGCCCTCGAGACAAATTGGATCCTCGTGCACGTCGCTGCGTATTCATGGGATATCCTACCCTACAGAAAGGATATAGAGTCATGGACCTATCTACCAAGGAATTCCTTGTGACTAGAGATGTTTCATTTCATGAAAACGTCTTTCCTTTCGAAGAAAAAACGCTCTCACATGAAGACTCTAGTACAATTCCACGTCGTCCCATGACAGATGATCCAGATCTTAATTATATACCGTTGTCGGTATCTACTCCTAATCATTATGAATAGGTAATTCCTTCAGTAGCAGATTCTGGTTCTCATGAAGATCGGGATCCAGCAAATGTCCCAGAAAGTTCACTTGCAGATCCTTCTACTAatgaagaaatggaagaaaccTTCGCCACTACAACGAGGGAAACATCTTCACCTCCAAGAGTCGACCCTCCACGACGTTCTGGTCGAGCTACACGACCTCCTACCTGGACCAAAGATTATGTCTGTTCTGCACTCAACTCACCAGGTATCAAATATCCAGTCTCATCATATGTTTCCTTCTATAATTTGTCATCAGAACATAGATGTTGCATTAGTAAATTATCGTAGATAAGGAACCTACCAGCTATGATGAAGCATCTGCTGATCCAAGATGGCAGAAGGCCATGGAAGCAGAATTACAAGCATTGATTGACAACAAGACTTGGGATCTTGTCACATTGCCGCCAAATTGCAAAccaattggctgcaaatgggtctataagATCAAATATCATGCTAATGGTTCCGTTGAGAGATTCAAGGCACGACTAGTTGCCAAAGGCTTCACACAATGGGGAAGGGTTTGATTACCACGAAACCTTCTCCCCGCCTTGCCAAAGACGTCACAGTACGTTCATTCTTGATAGTAGCAGCTGTTCGAAACTGGTCCTTACACCAGATGGATGTCCACAACgcctttcttcatggagatttagatgaagaaatttatatggacgTTCCTCAgggattacggagacagggggagaagaAAGTGTGTCGCCTCCGAAAATCCCTTTATGGGTTGAAACAAGCTTCCAagcaatggtatgccaaatttacaAGCGCTCTCACAACAGCAGGGCTTTCATCAATCTCGACATGATTATGCCTTATTCACACGGACTAAAGGTATGACATCTATctatttgatgatttatgtcGACGATATTCTTATTATGGGAAACAATGAGGCTGCCATAAGAGATTTTAAGAGGTATCTGCATGCAATTTTTCACATTAAGGACTTAGGAGCTCCTAAGTACTTCCTTGGTATTGAAATTGCCCGTTCTGAACAAGGGATTTCGCTTAGTCAGCGAAAATTCATAATGGAGATTATTTCAGAAACAGGATTGTCAGGTTGCAAGCCAGCTGCTATTCCCATTGAACAAAACACTAAATTGACAACCGCAGATTATGATAAGGGAATCTCTCAAGAAGAAGACTTCACTTTGGAAGATCCTTCAAGCTACCAAAGACTTGTTGGAAAACTCATATATTTGACAATGACTAGGCCTGACATCTCTTATGCAGTTCAGactcttagtcaattcatgcacagTCCGAAGCAATCACATCTTAATGCTGCATTTAAAGTTGTGAAATATCTGAAGAAATGCCCAGGTCTTGGAATACTCTTGTCAAGaaaatgcaacatggaaatgacagcatATTGCGATGCAGATTACGCAACTTGtcctatgagtcgaagatctGTCACTGGGTATTGCATCAAGTTAGGAGATTCTTTACTCTCCTGGAAGACTAAAAAGCAGCCCACTGTTTCTTTATCTtcagctgaagcagaatatcgagccatggccaAGACCACTTGTCAGATAGTATGGATTCGGGGTCTTCTTAAGGATCTTGGAATACAAGTACAAGGAGCAACAAAGCTATTCTTTGATAATGATGCAGCCTTaaaacttgcagcaaatcctATAGTGCATGAGAGAACCAAGCATATAGAGGTTGACTGCCATTTTACACGAGACAAGATTTCAGAAGGAGTCATTGAAACAAGAGGAATTGGAACGACAGAACAGCCTGCAgatatcttcaccaaacctctgtgtcaaagacaacacgcatatcttctaaacaagctaggtgtcttagacatatacaagccaccagcttgagggggagtgttggaagatacgcatCTCTTTAGAATATTAGATTGATTCTAATTTGATTTGTACAGATCAATTAAGATTAGatctagaatagattgatttTTAGAATCATTCATTTCCTTGTTCATTGACTGTCTTGTATTATAACTTCTCAAGATGTACATTGATTAGATCATTGAAGAATACAGAATACAGAAAATATTCTCCTCAAAATCTCGTGTTCTTcagtctctctttttctttttcatcttcttacAGGTTTTTgcttcataaaaagaaaaaatggaattaCATCTAATAAATGATGGTGAGATGGGAAGTtaagatattttcattaaacCAACAAAGTAGAGTTTTGAAAAAGCTAATTTTTAAGAAACCTCAAATTTTTCAGTCTCTTAAAGGCATTTGCATATGCTTTCAAAGGACTTTAGGAGCAAAAGTCATTCCAAATATTAGGCCAAACAGAGaaacttgggcttgggcttaggcttTGCATTGAAAAGCTCCAAGCCTTGATGATGAGACTTCGGGGCTGGATTGAGCCTGGATTCAGAAGAGCTGGATTCGTGCAAGTTCATcacatcaaaaaccctaaagaaaTCCAGATCCTGCATGAAAGCTACAGGCCCAGacaaaaagtttttgtatttgGTCCAAACCCGCTTGATAGCAAAAGATTTGTCCAAACCCGATCAAATAATGAGTCGTCGATTAGCATCGGTCATGGTGAATCACTTCCACTTGTTCTGGTTTTAGGTCAGTCATCGGCAATCTTCTCTGTTCTCTACTTTATTTGTTGCCCTGGCAATAGGTGATGGAATTTTTTACCAGTGCCGTGCACGTGGGATTGAGTGAAAATGCGACTTCATTTGCTGCGTCTTCCTCAGGACCGTAATGGAACTTTTGACCAGTGTCGTGCACGTTGGATTGAGTGAAAATGCGACTTCATTTGCTGCGTCTTTCTCGGGACCGTAATGGAACTTTTGACCAGTGCCGTGCACGTTGGGTGCACGTTGGATTGAGTGAAAATGCGACTTCATTTGCTGCGTCTTCCTTGGGACCGTAATGGAACTTTTGACCACTGCCGTGCACGTTGGATTGAGTGAAAATGCCCGACTTCATTTGCTGCGTCTTCCACGGGGACACGGAGGGCGGTCCACTTTCTCCCCATCGGGGAAGCACTGGGACTACCTTTattcctttttaattctttaatcCGGGCTCtatcaaaagagagaaaaaaaattccattttacCTCTGCTTTCTGTCTCACTCTCACTCTCGGTCTCTCTCCCCGAGAGTGATCGATTGGATCCGATCTAATTCCATTTAGGAATTAGGAATCGAACCGGAAGGATAGATTCccaatttttaggataaaaattAGACCGGACCGATTTAGGATCGAGAACTGGACTGGAACAACTGGTCTAGTCCGGTCCGGTCCCATGAAACGGATTACTTAGTAAGAAAATTtaacaattaagaaaaatacaagaattgttactatttttaagttttattgctattttaagaaattaaaaaatcaattaaaaatggAATGGCCGGTCCAGTCCAATCCGTTTTAGGTTCCACCCCAAAATTAGGAACCCCGACAATTAccggttccatttttatggaactgGGAATTGGACCAATCCCTCTAGGAACCAGACCACATTGACCAGTCTGGTTTGATTCAAGCGATTCCCAGTTTGGGTAGTCCGATATGCTAACCCCTAATCTTATCTTGTCCACGTGACCAAATGAATCACGATAACTTTACATCATTGATCTCCACTTCACGTGCAATGAGAGCCGTGTTTGGCCTGGAGCAACGATCGTGAAGTCGGAAGTGCCCACCCGCATCGATGTTGGAGCAGCTCTGTGACAGTGGTGCCGGTGAGCAAAACGGTATTAGGGCGCTAAGCTTAGAGTGGAAAGTGGGTCTAGGGTTTCCTGGTGATTGAGCATAGCAAAGTGTTAGGAGCAATTTGGAGAAGAAAGTCACagtttgattaaaaaaaaaaaaagtcacgtgGTCGTTTCTTGTGAGATGGAATGTGGTACTGTCTTTATTGAGAAAAAATAGGGTGTTAAGATTGGATTAATTTAGGAGATTATGTAACATAGCTCACTGTCtttattgagaaaagaaaattgtacgGATTTTCGCTATTTTCATAAGAATAGCTTACACAACCATCGCCAAATAATAATTGACGTTAATATATTAGAGAATTCAATTAATCAATCTttaaaaaagcaataaaattaaATGCTAAGTAACACGATGAAGAAAGTAACAAAGTTGATTTTTGAGCAGAAAAAAATGATGAGCTGATTTATACTTTTTCTAGTAAAACAATAGGCAGGGAGAGAAGATCGCTGGGTGGCTCCTCCACCGATTGTAATGTGTATTGTATGGGTGCCATATTCATGAATGGCGTAGGCGAGGACACATATTTGAACGTTAACTTGTATTTGATATAAGCaaactttatttcaatttatggCCAATTTAATGAATATCTAGGACACCTGttaaatacttttattaaaGGGATTTTGACCTTCGATGTGTAATAGGATATATTACAATGACAATCAATGTATTAGGAGttgcaatattttcttatttagttgCTTAATGAGTGTTTTCGAGAGActttttaagtaaatatttttttatctcggATCTTTATACTTTTTAAGACACTTCAATGCTTCGGCTTGGATTAATAAGTTCTTTCGAAGGAAAAGCCTAGTGGATTTTTCCAAGTATTATGTAAAGAATGCAATTGACCAATAAACTTTCGGTTTGGTAAGATCAATTTCTATATCTTGTATAAAGAGAAAAGTTTAACGAAATCCTTCCACCAGAAATTTTCCATTGTTTCTGTAAAAAACTGTTTGAGTGAGCATACGTTGATTCAAATAAGGtacaactgaaaaaaaaaaaatctctgatagtctttccaattaaaaaaatttcaagattcaactaATCCTCGATTTTGAGTGTGATTTACATGGCACTGTTTAGAATCAATAATCCATTACCCCCGCCTTCCactcggagagagagagagagagagagagagagagagagagagagagagagagagagagagagaggacttgtAACTGATGGTGTAACTTGTTAAGTATTCATAACAGCGAAGCTTTAGCATATAGCCTAGGAGAGAGATGGAAACGACAAGGTAAAGGGTTCTAAATAGCAACTTCCATGAACATTAACGTATCGACAGACACTGTTTAGAATCACCATCCACGCGAGAAAATAGGATCAACCGACCTCAGCCCAGCGATCCAACTCAGTGGGAGGAAAAACTTCTTATGATGCATGAAACGATCAATTAAAGAGAGAGGAGATATGGGGAGGGGGGTGGCTCCCGGCGACGATCAATCGAAGCGAGTTCAAAGAGCTTCCGTGGGAGAGAGTACCTTCGAGGTTGATTCGATTGCAGGTCGCTGCCGCTAGCGaggaagtgagagagagagagagagagagggagagagagagagggagagagagagagattttgtcCAGCTAGACAGTGACTATGGAAGCATTTGGGTTCGTTGCATATATGATAATTACAAAAACAAGAGATGAGAATTTGTTTGCTCTGCCCTGACGTTATTGTATTCGCTCTTCTGGGGTACGTATCCAAATACCTTTCAACTCTTTAATAATTAGAGAATctgttttttttggtcgaacataATTGGTGAATTaggttaaattagattaaattaggaGATTATGTAACATTGCTCACGCTCTATATCGAGAAAAATAGTATGGACTTTACTATTTTCGTAAGAATAGCTTACATAACCattgacaaaataataattggcATTAATACATTAGAAAATTCACTTAACCAATCTTAGAAAACATGATAAAATTAAATGCAAAGAAACATGATGGAGAAAGTAACCAAGTTAATTTctaagtaggaaaaaaaaaataacgaggttgattttatttttaataaagaaatgGACGGGGAGGGGGATCACCAGGTGGCTCTTCTGTTGATTGTAATGTGTATTGTGCGTCATATTCATGTATGGCAGTATGGCGAAGGTAAGGGTATATTTTCAAACTTGAACTAGTATTTGATATcaaccaattttattttaatttatagtCATTTTAATGAATGTCTTGAGTacttgttaaatatttttatgaagagAATCTTCAATCTCCGATGTGTCATTGAGTATATTATGATGACAATCAATGTATTGGGAGTCacgatattttttatttaactgCTTAATAAGTGTTTTTGAGGTACTTTCTTAATAAATCTTTTTTATGTCGAGTCCTTATgctctttaaaaagaaaaaaattctaaatctttgaCTATACCAGCGAAAGGTATTTTTTTTCGAAtacaagaggaaagaagaagaaaaataggcgGATGCGTCACGCATGTGCAGGCGCGGCAAAGGGAAGATTAGGAGAATCACCTCTAATCGGACCGGTTGCTTTtggcctttcttcttttattgcttacccttttcttttctttttctttttttttgggtttgggtAAAGACGCGTACTTCGTTTCTTGTTTGACGGTTGCAAGTCTCTTCTTCCAACCCAAAccaccaaaaagaaacaattaaaaaaattaaaggaagatTGCAAGTCTCTTCTTGATGCTCGACATGCGAATCACGCTGGAATGCATTCCATTCACTTTATTGAGAGAACTTCCTGTGCAATTTTCCTGTTTCGCTTTCATCTTGAATCAAAGTCGCCAGTCTATTATTTGCATCGTCTTCCCTCCTCTCTTCCATTTCTCAATCATCCTCAGCTCAGAGTTTCACTGCAGGCCATGGTTTTACTCTGCAGTCgcccttctttcttcctttccttttccttcgtTTTGCTATCGCCATTCTCAAACTTCATTGCTCAAGCTCGAGATTATGATCATCCAACCGCCACGCTTTCAAGACAGTGGACGAATGACGCAACAGCTAATGACTACACCCAATATAGTGATGGATCGGTCGTGCAGGAAATTCTATTCCGAGTTACAGGACTTAGTGCTGCCTACTCCTGCGGCTTCTATTGCAAAGGTAACTGCACCTCTTACCTCTTTGCTGTTTTAATCGTCCAAGTTGACAGTTCTTACATTGGGGGAATGGAAAACGATCCACGAGTAGTGTGGTCTGCCAATCGAAACAATCCCATAAAGATTGGCGCGACATTGGAGCTCACGCCTGAAGGCGATTTGGTGTTGAAAGATGCTGATGGTACGGTTGCTTGGTCCTCAGACACTTCTGCAAAGTCTGTTGTAGGCCTAAGCTTGACAGATTTGGGAAACCTCGTATTGTTTGATAAGGACAATGCGACAGTTTGGCAGTCCTTTGATCACCCAACCGACTCACTTGTCCTCGGACAAAAGTTGAGGTTTGGGCAAAAATTGAGGCAGAGTATTTCTGAGACAAATTGGACCGTTGATGATATGATTACGCTTTCCGTGAATTGCATGTTTTATCTGCTCAAGTGGAGACTAGTCCTCCTCAGATCTATTTCAACTACACACTTGCAACTGGGAATACAAGTATCAATATTTCATATGTTGAGTTTGTAAATGGAAGCTTGTCTTGGTTCTCAAATTCTACCTCGAAGGGGATCTTGTTTTCATTACCTTTAGCATATTCAACACAACACATGAAGCTAGGCTCGGATGGGCATTTGAAAGTGCATGAGTTAGGTTCTACTGGGTGGATTGAAGTGGCCGATCTTTTCCAAGGGTATGTCGAGTACTGTGCCTATCCGACGGTGTGTGGGCGATATGGAATTTGTTCCAATAGGCGATGTAGTTGTCCGGCTTCAAGTGGGGGGACGAGCTACTTCCAGCATGTAGATGATAGGCAACCTCAGCTTGGGTGTTTCGAGAATGTTCCGTTGTCTTGTGGGCCTTCACAACAACAAAGTCTTCTGGAGCACGAAAAGATCACATATTTCAGTTTCACTCCAAATCTCGAGCACATAGATGCTTCAAGTTGTAAAGAGGCTTGCGCAAAGAATTGTTCATGCAAAGCAGCTATATTCCAGTATGAATCGAATCGCACTAACGGCAGTTGTTACTTACCAACTCAGGTATTTTCACTCATGAATGTTGACGAGGAAACAAGTCTTTATAATTCTACTGCTTTCCTCAAAGTACAAAATTTGACCAATGAAGCTCCTTATACTCCAGTTGACAATCCTATGAGCAATGAAGCTCCTTATACTCCAGTTGACAATCCTATGAGCAACCATCTCCCTGTAATACTTGGGTCCAGCTTTGGAGCTCTATTTACCATGATGATTTTGATCGTAGCCATAGTTTTGTTTGTTCAAAAGAGAGATGACAATCAAGCAGAGGAGGATTACATTGATCGAGTACCTGGAATGCCCAATAGATTCGCATACAATGATCTGAAAACCATCACGGACGAATTCAGTAAAAAGCTCGGCGAAGGTGGTTTTGGTTCTGTTTTCGAAGGTACTCTAAGTGACGGCACAAAGGTTGCAGTAAAACGCCTTGATGGTTTTGGGCAGGTTAAGAAATCTTTTCTAGCCGAAGTTGAGACTATCGGCAGCATCCATCACATGAACTTGGTAAGACTTGTGGGATTTTGTGCTGAGAAATCCCATAGGCTCCTTATCTATGAGTACATGTCGAATGGGTCTCTAGATAGATGGATCTTTCACAAATCCAATAAATGTGTTCTCGACTggcaacaaaggaagaagatcaTTCTCGATATAGCAAAAGGACTCAATTATCTTCATGAATATTGTAGACAGAAGATAGTTCACTTAGACATTAAACCCCAAAATATCCTTTTGGATGAAAATTTCAATGCTAAGGTTGCTGATTTTGGGTTATCCAAGTTGGTAGACAAGGACCAAAGCCAAATCGTCACAACCATGAGAGGAACTCCTGGTTATCTAGCCCCCGAATGGCTAAGTGCAACAATCACTGAAAAGGTCGACGTGTACAGCTTTGGCATGGTTATCTTGGAGATATTGTGTGGGAGAAAAATCTTCGATCGCTCTCTCGATGAAGAAGACATGTATTTACTGAGCCTTTTTAAGAGAAAGGTAGAAGAGGAACGATTGCTAGACATTGTGGATAAGTCTAGTGATGACATGCAACTAAATGGATCGAATGCAGTGAATGTGATGAGGATTGCTGCATGGTGCTTGCAAGGAGACTATATAAAGAGGCCTCCCATGTCCATGGTCATCAAGGCATTAGAGGGTATTGTGAAAGTTCAAGAAGACTTGGATTATGACTTCTCTACTCAGCCTTCCAGTAGTGGAGTAGTGAGATTCAATGCCATGGACATCGAATTTAATGCTACCGCTACATTACTACCCTCAATCCTAAATGGTCCACGATGACGCGGCAAATTTAGAAGAACTTTTCTTCCCAATATGTCAAGTGGTAGAACATGTGGCGATTGAATGAGGACTCCAACTTGTCATTCTCTTTTTcaggccaaggaaaaagcctGTGGCATATATCACTTCTTGTTTTCACTTTTGCCAAAAGGATTGAATAGGTTATGATTTTGCAATTGGGTTTTATTGCTTATGTAGAAACCCTTGTGCTCAAGTTTATTGTGTGCTAGCCTAGGGAAAAAGCTGCTAGTAATGTCTTTTGGTAACTTTACCAAATCATgaatccaaatttgattttctttttggttccaACACCTGATATCCTTTGGGTTCAATGACTACCTTCCATGTCTTCCTCATTTCAAGATTAATGGGCTATTTTTAGTTCGTTCTGCCAGCGCACAATTAAAACCGATAAAGATAACAAGAGAATTTCATCGTTggtaattttggatttttcctatTGACTCTTAATGTAGCCTAgattaataatattaatttcCAACTTCTTAAGGATCCATCGAGATTGCTACGAGGCATATGTTTGCCAAAGATAGAGAATCGGGATGTTTGGGCATTCAAGATTCAACTTTCCGATCTTAAAAGAACACCGGTCATTCTCAATAACCTCTTCCACTGTCTTTAATCATCATGATCCAAGCATGCTAAGAAGCTTGTCCGGGTTTTATTTGGTCCCGCAACTCCTCGCACACTTAATGAAAGTTCAAAGCGATCTGACATGGCCCGCTGCCATGCTGTGGCACCTCTCTATTGGATCTTATCGTGGTAGGTCAACAAACCAGAGCCCACGTGGAGCTCATCATTGGCCCGAGCTACGTGTAACCTCTTGCAAAGTGCTCCCTCTTCCCTGCACAAACTCACTAGCGACGGAACTTCTTCGCTTGGAGTCGCGATAGTAAGTTATCACGAATCGCACAGAGAAACGATAATCAGTACATAATGTCCCCAAAACGTAAAAGACAAGACAAGAAAACCAATGcgattatgaaaataaaaaagatacgCACGCAGAAAGAAGGctgagaggaagaaagaagatgacatACGGTACATGACTTCCTAGACATCTCGAGCATAACATAAGACTGTTTGCAATGCAAAAGCATCAGAAATACAGCATATTCAATATCAATAAACAGTggtccatttctttctttacaGTAGCCCAAACTGGATCCAGCTCATAAAAGAGGAGTTAACTCTTGTTTCACAGTCTCGGCTCGCCATGCCAAAAAACAAGTGTAAAGAGACACGGCAGCATTCTTTTCTTCGCTTGTTTCCCCCTAAAAGATGTCAAGGTAGTCTCCATATAACTATGAAGCTCAAAGTAAGAGACAATTACGTAATGCTGTAACATTTTCTTCCCGA
The sequence above is drawn from the Eucalyptus grandis isolate ANBG69807.140 chromosome 11, ASM1654582v1, whole genome shotgun sequence genome and encodes:
- the LOC104429746 gene encoding LOW QUALITY PROTEIN: G-type lectin S-receptor-like serine/threonine-protein kinase SD2-5 (The sequence of the model RefSeq protein was modified relative to this genomic sequence to represent the inferred CDS: inserted 1 base in 1 codon), translated to MVLLCSRPSFFLSFSFVLLSPFSNFIAQARDYDHPTATLSRQWTNDATANDYTQYSDGSVVQEILFRVTGLSAAYSCGFYCKGNCTSYLFAVLIVQVDSSYIGGMENDPRVVWSANRNNPIKIGATLELTPEGDLVLKDADGTVAWSSDTSAKSVVGLSLTDLGNLVLFDKDNATVWQSFDHPTDSLVLGQKLRFGQKLRQSISETNWTVDDMITLSVNXHVLSAQVETSPPQIYFNYTLATGNTSINISYVEFVNGSLSWFSNSTSKGILFSLPLAYSTQHMKLGSDGHLKVHELGSTGWIEVADLFQGYVEYCAYPTVCGRYGICSNRRCSCPASSGGTSYFQHVDDRQPQLGCFENVPLSCGPSQQQSLLEHEKITYFSFTPNLEHIDASSCKEACAKNCSCKAAIFQYESNRTNGSCYLPTQVFSLMNVDEETSLYNSTAFLKVQNLTNEAPYTPVDNPMSNEAPYTPVDNPMSNHLPVILGSSFGALFTMMILIVAIVLFVQKRDDNQAEEDYIDRVPGMPNRFAYNDLKTITDEFSKKLGEGGFGSVFEGTLSDGTKVAVKRLDGFGQVKKSFLAEVETIGSIHHMNLVRLVGFCAEKSHRLLIYEYMSNGSLDRWIFHKSNKCVLDWQQRKKIILDIAKGLNYLHEYCRQKIVHLDIKPQNILLDENFNAKVADFGLSKLVDKDQSQIVTTMRGTPGYLAPEWLSATITEKVDVYSFGMVILEILCGRKIFDRSLDEEDMYLLSLFKRKVEEERLLDIVDKSSDDMQLNGSNAVNVMRIAAWCLQGDYIKRPPMSMVIKALEGIVKVQEDLDYDFSTQPSSSGVVRFNAMDIEFNATATLLPSILNGPR